In Meriones unguiculatus strain TT.TT164.6M chromosome 17, Bangor_MerUng_6.1, whole genome shotgun sequence, a single window of DNA contains:
- the Mpnd gene encoding MPN domain-containing protein isoform X3 — MAAPEPLSPAGAAEEAPEEDEDDQEAEDPERGAGSGGRSGSLGGSGGSTSGPGIALGGALTRRAVTLRVLLKDELLEPGEGVLSIYYLGRKFIGDLQPDGRIVWQETGQIFNSPSAWATHCKKLVNPAKKSGCGWASVKYKGQKLDKYKATWLRRHQLHMPVAAADESPTSEGEEEELLLEEEEEDVLAGVSAEDKGRRPPGKGSSESEATPPGKRVEKSRVPIRYCMLGSRDSARNPHTLVEVTSFAAINKFQPFNVAVSSNVLFLLDFHCHLTRSEVVGYLGGRWDINNQMLTVLRAFPCRSRLGDADTAATVEEEIHQVLFLRGLSLVGWYHSHPHSPAVPSLQDIDAQMEYQLRLQAPYYSGNPGPESKICPFWVMPPPEQQRPSDYGIPMDVEMAYVQDSFLTNDVLQEMVLLAEFYKGAPDLVKFQEAWSPEHTYLDKLKMSLASRTPKDQGMCHVLEQVCSVLQQGS, encoded by the exons ATGGCAG CTCCCGAGCCTCTGTCCCCCGCGGGCGCGGCCGAGGAGGCGCCGGAGGAGGATGAGGACGACCAGGAGGCCGAGGACCCCGAGCGCGGGGCCGGCAGCGGAGGGCGCAGCGGTAGCCTCGGTGGCAGCGGAGGCAGCACATCAGGGCCTGGGATTGCCCTGGGGGGCGCGCTCACGAGGCGCGCGGTCACACTGCGGGTACTGCTCAAAGACGAGCTGCTGGAGCCCGGCGAGGGAGTGCTATCCATTTACTACCTG GGCAGGAAATTCATTGGGGACCTGCAGCCGGACGGCAGGATCGTGTGGCAGGAAACTGGGCAAATCTTCAACTCACCCAGCGCCTGGGCCACACACTGCAAGAAGCTCGTCAACCCGGCCAAGAAGTCCGGCTGTGGCTGGGCCTCTGTCAAGTACAAGGGCCAGAAGCTGGACAAGTACAAGGCTACCTGGCTCCGCCGGCACCAGCTACACATGCCGGTAGCTGCTGCTGACGAG AGTCCCAccagtgaaggggaggaggaggagctgctgttggaggaggaggaggaagatgtgCTGGCTGGGGTCTCAGCAGAAGACAAAGGCCGCAGACCCCCTGGGAAGGGCTCCTCGGAGTCAG AGGCCACACCCCCGGGCAAGCGTGTGGAGAAGTCCCGGGTGCCCATCCGTTACTGCATGCTAGGCAGCCGCGATTCTGCCAG GAACCCGCACACCCTGGTAGAGGTGACGTCCTTTGCTGCCATCAACAAGTTCCAGCCTTTCAACGTGGCCGTGTCCAGTAACGTGCTGTTCCTGCTG GACTTCCACTGTCACCTGACTCGGAGCGAGGTTGTGGGCTACCTTGGCGGTCGTTGGGACATCAACAATCAGA TGCTGACGGTGCTGAGAGCCTTCCCCTGTAGGAGTCGGCTTGGGGATGCCGATACTGCGGCCACCGTTGAGGAAGAG ATCCACCAGGTCCTGTTCCTGCGAGGTCTGTCCCTGGTGGGCTGGTACCACAGCCACCCGCACAGCCCTGCAGTGCCTTCCCTGCAGGACATCGATGCGCAGATGGAGTACCAGCTGAGACTGCAAG CCCCATACTACTCTGGCAACCCGGGCCCTGAGTCCAAGATCTGCCCTTTCTGGGTGatgcctccccctgag CAGCAAAGGCCCAGTGACTATGGGATCCCCATGGATGTAGAGATGGCATATGTCCAGGACAGCTTCCTGACCAACGATGTTCTTCAGGAGATG GTGCTGCTGGCCGAGTTCTACAAGGGTGCCCCAGACCTTGTGAAGTTCCAAGAGGCCTGGAGCCCAGAGCACACCTACCTGGACAAGCTCAAG ATGTCCTTGGCCAGCAGGACCCCGAAGGACCAGGGCATGTGCCACGTGCTGGAGCAGGTCTGCAGTGTGCTCCAGCAGGGGAGCTGA
- the Mpnd gene encoding MPN domain-containing protein isoform X6, translating into MAAPEPLSPAGAAEEAPEEDEDDQEAEDPERGAGSGGRSGSLGGSGGSTSGPGIALGGALTRRAVTLRVLLKDELLEPGEGVLSIYYLGRKFIGDLQPDGRIVWQETGQIFNSPSAWATHCKKLVNPAKKSGCGWASVKYKGQKLDKYKATWLRRHQLHMPVAAADESPTSEGEEEELLLEEEEEDVLAGVSAEDKGRRPPGKGSSESEATPPGKRVEKSRVPIRYCMLGSRDSARNPHTLVEVTSFAAINKFQPFNVAVSSNVLFLLDFHCHLTRSEVVGYLGGRWDINNQMLTVLRAFPCRSRLGDADTAATVEEEAELRLRSICLCLPSVGIKGVCNHCPALDPPGPVPARSVPGGLVPQPPAQPCSAFPAGHRCADGVPAETASPILLWQPGP; encoded by the exons ATGGCAG CTCCCGAGCCTCTGTCCCCCGCGGGCGCGGCCGAGGAGGCGCCGGAGGAGGATGAGGACGACCAGGAGGCCGAGGACCCCGAGCGCGGGGCCGGCAGCGGAGGGCGCAGCGGTAGCCTCGGTGGCAGCGGAGGCAGCACATCAGGGCCTGGGATTGCCCTGGGGGGCGCGCTCACGAGGCGCGCGGTCACACTGCGGGTACTGCTCAAAGACGAGCTGCTGGAGCCCGGCGAGGGAGTGCTATCCATTTACTACCTG GGCAGGAAATTCATTGGGGACCTGCAGCCGGACGGCAGGATCGTGTGGCAGGAAACTGGGCAAATCTTCAACTCACCCAGCGCCTGGGCCACACACTGCAAGAAGCTCGTCAACCCGGCCAAGAAGTCCGGCTGTGGCTGGGCCTCTGTCAAGTACAAGGGCCAGAAGCTGGACAAGTACAAGGCTACCTGGCTCCGCCGGCACCAGCTACACATGCCGGTAGCTGCTGCTGACGAG AGTCCCAccagtgaaggggaggaggaggagctgctgttggaggaggaggaggaagatgtgCTGGCTGGGGTCTCAGCAGAAGACAAAGGCCGCAGACCCCCTGGGAAGGGCTCCTCGGAGTCAG AGGCCACACCCCCGGGCAAGCGTGTGGAGAAGTCCCGGGTGCCCATCCGTTACTGCATGCTAGGCAGCCGCGATTCTGCCAG GAACCCGCACACCCTGGTAGAGGTGACGTCCTTTGCTGCCATCAACAAGTTCCAGCCTTTCAACGTGGCCGTGTCCAGTAACGTGCTGTTCCTGCTG GACTTCCACTGTCACCTGACTCGGAGCGAGGTTGTGGGCTACCTTGGCGGTCGTTGGGACATCAACAATCAGA TGCTGACGGTGCTGAGAGCCTTCCCCTGTAGGAGTCGGCTTGGGGATGCCGATACTGCGGCCACCGTTGAGGAAGAG GCTGAACTGAGActcagatccatctgcctctgtctcccaagtgttgggattaaaggtgtgtgcaaccaTTGCCCAGCCctag ATCCACCAGGTCCTGTTCCTGCGAGGTCTGTCCCTGGTGGGCTGGTACCACAGCCACCCGCACAGCCCTGCAGTGCCTTCCCTGCAGGACATCGATGCGCAGATGGAGTACCAGCTGAGACTGCAAG CCCCATACTACTCTGGCAACCCGGGCCCTGA
- the Mpnd gene encoding MPN domain-containing protein isoform X5, with amino-acid sequence MAAPEPLSPAGAAEEAPEEDEDDQEAEDPERGAGSGGRSGSLGGSGGSTSGPGIALGGALTRRAVTLRVLLKDELLEPGEGVLSIYYLGRKFIGDLQPDGRIVWQETGQIFNSPSAWATHCKKLVNPAKKSGCGWASVKYKGQKLDKYKATWLRRHQLHMPVAAADESPTSEGEEEELLLEEEEEDVLAGVSAEDKGRRPPGKGSSESEATPPGKRVEKSRVPIRYCMLGSRDSARNPHTLVEVTSFAAINKFQPFNVAVSSNVLFLLDFHCHLTRSEVVGYLGGRWDINNQMLTVLRAFPCRSRLGDADTAATVEEEAELRLRSICLCLPSVGIKGVCNHCPALDPPGPVPARSVPGGLVPQPPAQPCSAFPAGHRCADGVPAETARFQQRLPALPGPAVLPILLWQPGP; translated from the exons ATGGCAG CTCCCGAGCCTCTGTCCCCCGCGGGCGCGGCCGAGGAGGCGCCGGAGGAGGATGAGGACGACCAGGAGGCCGAGGACCCCGAGCGCGGGGCCGGCAGCGGAGGGCGCAGCGGTAGCCTCGGTGGCAGCGGAGGCAGCACATCAGGGCCTGGGATTGCCCTGGGGGGCGCGCTCACGAGGCGCGCGGTCACACTGCGGGTACTGCTCAAAGACGAGCTGCTGGAGCCCGGCGAGGGAGTGCTATCCATTTACTACCTG GGCAGGAAATTCATTGGGGACCTGCAGCCGGACGGCAGGATCGTGTGGCAGGAAACTGGGCAAATCTTCAACTCACCCAGCGCCTGGGCCACACACTGCAAGAAGCTCGTCAACCCGGCCAAGAAGTCCGGCTGTGGCTGGGCCTCTGTCAAGTACAAGGGCCAGAAGCTGGACAAGTACAAGGCTACCTGGCTCCGCCGGCACCAGCTACACATGCCGGTAGCTGCTGCTGACGAG AGTCCCAccagtgaaggggaggaggaggagctgctgttggaggaggaggaggaagatgtgCTGGCTGGGGTCTCAGCAGAAGACAAAGGCCGCAGACCCCCTGGGAAGGGCTCCTCGGAGTCAG AGGCCACACCCCCGGGCAAGCGTGTGGAGAAGTCCCGGGTGCCCATCCGTTACTGCATGCTAGGCAGCCGCGATTCTGCCAG GAACCCGCACACCCTGGTAGAGGTGACGTCCTTTGCTGCCATCAACAAGTTCCAGCCTTTCAACGTGGCCGTGTCCAGTAACGTGCTGTTCCTGCTG GACTTCCACTGTCACCTGACTCGGAGCGAGGTTGTGGGCTACCTTGGCGGTCGTTGGGACATCAACAATCAGA TGCTGACGGTGCTGAGAGCCTTCCCCTGTAGGAGTCGGCTTGGGGATGCCGATACTGCGGCCACCGTTGAGGAAGAG GCTGAACTGAGActcagatccatctgcctctgtctcccaagtgttgggattaaaggtgtgtgcaaccaTTGCCCAGCCctag ATCCACCAGGTCCTGTTCCTGCGAGGTCTGTCCCTGGTGGGCTGGTACCACAGCCACCCGCACAGCCCTGCAGTGCCTTCCCTGCAGGACATCGATGCGCAGATGGAGTACCAGCTGAGACTGCAAGGTTCCAGCAACGGCTTCCAGCCCTGCCTGGCCCTGCTGTGCT CCCCATACTACTCTGGCAACCCGGGCCCTGA
- the Mpnd gene encoding MPN domain-containing protein isoform X1: protein MAAPEPLSPAGAAEEAPEEDEDDQEAEDPERGAGSGGRSGSLGGSGGSTSGPGIALGGALTRRAVTLRVLLKDELLEPGEGVLSIYYLGRKFIGDLQPDGRIVWQETGQIFNSPSAWATHCKKLVNPAKKSGCGWASVKYKGQKLDKYKATWLRRHQLHMPVAAADESPTSEGEEEELLLEEEEEDVLAGVSAEDKGRRPPGKGSSESEATPPGKRVEKSRVPIRYCMLGSRDSARNPHTLVEVTSFAAINKFQPFNVAVSSNVLFLLDFHCHLTRSEVVGYLGGRWDINNQMLTVLRAFPCRSRLGDADTAATVEEEIHQVLFLRGLSLVGWYHSHPHSPAVPSLQDIDAQMEYQLRLQGSSNGFQPCLALLCSPYYSGNPGPESKICPFWVMPPPEQQRPSDYGIPMDVEMAYVQDSFLTNDVLQEMVLLAEFYKGAPDLVKFQEAWSPEHTYLDKLKMSLASRTPKDQGMCHVLEQVCSVLQQGS, encoded by the exons ATGGCAG CTCCCGAGCCTCTGTCCCCCGCGGGCGCGGCCGAGGAGGCGCCGGAGGAGGATGAGGACGACCAGGAGGCCGAGGACCCCGAGCGCGGGGCCGGCAGCGGAGGGCGCAGCGGTAGCCTCGGTGGCAGCGGAGGCAGCACATCAGGGCCTGGGATTGCCCTGGGGGGCGCGCTCACGAGGCGCGCGGTCACACTGCGGGTACTGCTCAAAGACGAGCTGCTGGAGCCCGGCGAGGGAGTGCTATCCATTTACTACCTG GGCAGGAAATTCATTGGGGACCTGCAGCCGGACGGCAGGATCGTGTGGCAGGAAACTGGGCAAATCTTCAACTCACCCAGCGCCTGGGCCACACACTGCAAGAAGCTCGTCAACCCGGCCAAGAAGTCCGGCTGTGGCTGGGCCTCTGTCAAGTACAAGGGCCAGAAGCTGGACAAGTACAAGGCTACCTGGCTCCGCCGGCACCAGCTACACATGCCGGTAGCTGCTGCTGACGAG AGTCCCAccagtgaaggggaggaggaggagctgctgttggaggaggaggaggaagatgtgCTGGCTGGGGTCTCAGCAGAAGACAAAGGCCGCAGACCCCCTGGGAAGGGCTCCTCGGAGTCAG AGGCCACACCCCCGGGCAAGCGTGTGGAGAAGTCCCGGGTGCCCATCCGTTACTGCATGCTAGGCAGCCGCGATTCTGCCAG GAACCCGCACACCCTGGTAGAGGTGACGTCCTTTGCTGCCATCAACAAGTTCCAGCCTTTCAACGTGGCCGTGTCCAGTAACGTGCTGTTCCTGCTG GACTTCCACTGTCACCTGACTCGGAGCGAGGTTGTGGGCTACCTTGGCGGTCGTTGGGACATCAACAATCAGA TGCTGACGGTGCTGAGAGCCTTCCCCTGTAGGAGTCGGCTTGGGGATGCCGATACTGCGGCCACCGTTGAGGAAGAG ATCCACCAGGTCCTGTTCCTGCGAGGTCTGTCCCTGGTGGGCTGGTACCACAGCCACCCGCACAGCCCTGCAGTGCCTTCCCTGCAGGACATCGATGCGCAGATGGAGTACCAGCTGAGACTGCAAGGTTCCAGCAACGGCTTCCAGCCCTGCCTGGCCCTGCTGTGCT CCCCATACTACTCTGGCAACCCGGGCCCTGAGTCCAAGATCTGCCCTTTCTGGGTGatgcctccccctgag CAGCAAAGGCCCAGTGACTATGGGATCCCCATGGATGTAGAGATGGCATATGTCCAGGACAGCTTCCTGACCAACGATGTTCTTCAGGAGATG GTGCTGCTGGCCGAGTTCTACAAGGGTGCCCCAGACCTTGTGAAGTTCCAAGAGGCCTGGAGCCCAGAGCACACCTACCTGGACAAGCTCAAG ATGTCCTTGGCCAGCAGGACCCCGAAGGACCAGGGCATGTGCCACGTGCTGGAGCAGGTCTGCAGTGTGCTCCAGCAGGGGAGCTGA
- the Mpnd gene encoding MPN domain-containing protein isoform X2 codes for MAAPEPLSPAGAAEEAPEEDEDDQEAEDPERGAGSGGRSGSLGGSGGSTSGPGIALGGALTRRAVTLRVLLKDELLEPGEGVLSIYYLGRKFIGDLQPDGRIVWQETGQIFNSPSAWATHCKKLVNPAKKSGCGWASVKYKGQKLDKYKATWLRRHQLHMPVAAADESPTSEGEEEELLLEEEEEDVLAGVSAEDKGRRPPGKGSSESEATPPGKRVEKSRVPIRYCMLGSRDSARNPHTLVEVTSFAAINKFQPFNVAVSSNVLFLLDFHCHLTRSEVVGYLGGRWDINNQMLTVLRAFPCRSRLGDADTAATVEEEIHQVLFLRGLSLVGWYHSHPHSPAVPSLQDIDAQMEYQLRLQGSSNGFQPCLALLCSPYYSGNPGPESKICPFWVMPPPEQRPSDYGIPMDVEMAYVQDSFLTNDVLQEMVLLAEFYKGAPDLVKFQEAWSPEHTYLDKLKMSLASRTPKDQGMCHVLEQVCSVLQQGS; via the exons ATGGCAG CTCCCGAGCCTCTGTCCCCCGCGGGCGCGGCCGAGGAGGCGCCGGAGGAGGATGAGGACGACCAGGAGGCCGAGGACCCCGAGCGCGGGGCCGGCAGCGGAGGGCGCAGCGGTAGCCTCGGTGGCAGCGGAGGCAGCACATCAGGGCCTGGGATTGCCCTGGGGGGCGCGCTCACGAGGCGCGCGGTCACACTGCGGGTACTGCTCAAAGACGAGCTGCTGGAGCCCGGCGAGGGAGTGCTATCCATTTACTACCTG GGCAGGAAATTCATTGGGGACCTGCAGCCGGACGGCAGGATCGTGTGGCAGGAAACTGGGCAAATCTTCAACTCACCCAGCGCCTGGGCCACACACTGCAAGAAGCTCGTCAACCCGGCCAAGAAGTCCGGCTGTGGCTGGGCCTCTGTCAAGTACAAGGGCCAGAAGCTGGACAAGTACAAGGCTACCTGGCTCCGCCGGCACCAGCTACACATGCCGGTAGCTGCTGCTGACGAG AGTCCCAccagtgaaggggaggaggaggagctgctgttggaggaggaggaggaagatgtgCTGGCTGGGGTCTCAGCAGAAGACAAAGGCCGCAGACCCCCTGGGAAGGGCTCCTCGGAGTCAG AGGCCACACCCCCGGGCAAGCGTGTGGAGAAGTCCCGGGTGCCCATCCGTTACTGCATGCTAGGCAGCCGCGATTCTGCCAG GAACCCGCACACCCTGGTAGAGGTGACGTCCTTTGCTGCCATCAACAAGTTCCAGCCTTTCAACGTGGCCGTGTCCAGTAACGTGCTGTTCCTGCTG GACTTCCACTGTCACCTGACTCGGAGCGAGGTTGTGGGCTACCTTGGCGGTCGTTGGGACATCAACAATCAGA TGCTGACGGTGCTGAGAGCCTTCCCCTGTAGGAGTCGGCTTGGGGATGCCGATACTGCGGCCACCGTTGAGGAAGAG ATCCACCAGGTCCTGTTCCTGCGAGGTCTGTCCCTGGTGGGCTGGTACCACAGCCACCCGCACAGCCCTGCAGTGCCTTCCCTGCAGGACATCGATGCGCAGATGGAGTACCAGCTGAGACTGCAAGGTTCCAGCAACGGCTTCCAGCCCTGCCTGGCCCTGCTGTGCT CCCCATACTACTCTGGCAACCCGGGCCCTGAGTCCAAGATCTGCCCTTTCTGGGTGatgcctccccctgag CAAAGGCCCAGTGACTATGGGATCCCCATGGATGTAGAGATGGCATATGTCCAGGACAGCTTCCTGACCAACGATGTTCTTCAGGAGATG GTGCTGCTGGCCGAGTTCTACAAGGGTGCCCCAGACCTTGTGAAGTTCCAAGAGGCCTGGAGCCCAGAGCACACCTACCTGGACAAGCTCAAG ATGTCCTTGGCCAGCAGGACCCCGAAGGACCAGGGCATGTGCCACGTGCTGGAGCAGGTCTGCAGTGTGCTCCAGCAGGGGAGCTGA
- the Mpnd gene encoding MPN domain-containing protein isoform X4, protein MAAPEPLSPAGAAEEAPEEDEDDQEAEDPERGAGSGGRSGSLGGSGGSTSGPGIALGGALTRRAVTLRVLLKDELLEPGEGVLSIYYLGRKFIGDLQPDGRIVWQETGQIFNSPSAWATHCKKLVNPAKKSGCGWASVKYKGQKLDKYKATWLRRHQLHMPVAAADESPTSEGEEEELLLEEEEEDVLAGVSAEDKGRRPPGKGSSESEATPPGKRVEKSRVPIRYCMLGSRDSARNPHTLVEVTSFAAINKFQPFNVAVSSNVLFLLDFHCHLTRSEVVGYLGGRWDINNQMLTVLRAFPCRSRLGDADTAATVEEEIHQVLFLRGLSLVGWYHSHPHSPAVPSLQDIDAQMEYQLRLQAPYYSGNPGPESKICPFWVMPPPEQRPSDYGIPMDVEMAYVQDSFLTNDVLQEMVLLAEFYKGAPDLVKFQEAWSPEHTYLDKLKMSLASRTPKDQGMCHVLEQVCSVLQQGS, encoded by the exons ATGGCAG CTCCCGAGCCTCTGTCCCCCGCGGGCGCGGCCGAGGAGGCGCCGGAGGAGGATGAGGACGACCAGGAGGCCGAGGACCCCGAGCGCGGGGCCGGCAGCGGAGGGCGCAGCGGTAGCCTCGGTGGCAGCGGAGGCAGCACATCAGGGCCTGGGATTGCCCTGGGGGGCGCGCTCACGAGGCGCGCGGTCACACTGCGGGTACTGCTCAAAGACGAGCTGCTGGAGCCCGGCGAGGGAGTGCTATCCATTTACTACCTG GGCAGGAAATTCATTGGGGACCTGCAGCCGGACGGCAGGATCGTGTGGCAGGAAACTGGGCAAATCTTCAACTCACCCAGCGCCTGGGCCACACACTGCAAGAAGCTCGTCAACCCGGCCAAGAAGTCCGGCTGTGGCTGGGCCTCTGTCAAGTACAAGGGCCAGAAGCTGGACAAGTACAAGGCTACCTGGCTCCGCCGGCACCAGCTACACATGCCGGTAGCTGCTGCTGACGAG AGTCCCAccagtgaaggggaggaggaggagctgctgttggaggaggaggaggaagatgtgCTGGCTGGGGTCTCAGCAGAAGACAAAGGCCGCAGACCCCCTGGGAAGGGCTCCTCGGAGTCAG AGGCCACACCCCCGGGCAAGCGTGTGGAGAAGTCCCGGGTGCCCATCCGTTACTGCATGCTAGGCAGCCGCGATTCTGCCAG GAACCCGCACACCCTGGTAGAGGTGACGTCCTTTGCTGCCATCAACAAGTTCCAGCCTTTCAACGTGGCCGTGTCCAGTAACGTGCTGTTCCTGCTG GACTTCCACTGTCACCTGACTCGGAGCGAGGTTGTGGGCTACCTTGGCGGTCGTTGGGACATCAACAATCAGA TGCTGACGGTGCTGAGAGCCTTCCCCTGTAGGAGTCGGCTTGGGGATGCCGATACTGCGGCCACCGTTGAGGAAGAG ATCCACCAGGTCCTGTTCCTGCGAGGTCTGTCCCTGGTGGGCTGGTACCACAGCCACCCGCACAGCCCTGCAGTGCCTTCCCTGCAGGACATCGATGCGCAGATGGAGTACCAGCTGAGACTGCAAG CCCCATACTACTCTGGCAACCCGGGCCCTGAGTCCAAGATCTGCCCTTTCTGGGTGatgcctccccctgag CAAAGGCCCAGTGACTATGGGATCCCCATGGATGTAGAGATGGCATATGTCCAGGACAGCTTCCTGACCAACGATGTTCTTCAGGAGATG GTGCTGCTGGCCGAGTTCTACAAGGGTGCCCCAGACCTTGTGAAGTTCCAAGAGGCCTGGAGCCCAGAGCACACCTACCTGGACAAGCTCAAG ATGTCCTTGGCCAGCAGGACCCCGAAGGACCAGGGCATGTGCCACGTGCTGGAGCAGGTCTGCAGTGTGCTCCAGCAGGGGAGCTGA